In Magnetospirillum sp. WYHS-4, one genomic interval encodes:
- the lipB gene encoding lipoyl(octanoyl) transferase LipB → MGIKRGMEILPVEWRTSPHPVSYPEAMAFMEARVEAIRAGHAAECVWLLEHPPLYTAGTSADPSELLEAHRFPVFSAGRGGRYTYHGPGQRVAYLMLDLTPRGRDVRAFVQTVEEWTIRSLARLGVVGERREGRVGIWVARGGGREDKVAAIGIRVRRWVSFHGLSINVNPDLSHFNGIVPCGLAGYGVTSLADLGVAAGMPEVDAALRATFAETLGFGETIASGLE, encoded by the coding sequence ATGGGGATCAAGCGCGGTATGGAAATCCTTCCCGTCGAATGGCGGACCAGCCCCCATCCGGTCTCTTATCCCGAGGCCATGGCGTTCATGGAAGCCAGGGTGGAAGCCATTCGCGCCGGCCACGCCGCCGAGTGCGTCTGGCTGCTGGAGCATCCTCCCCTTTACACCGCCGGCACCAGCGCCGATCCTTCGGAACTGCTGGAGGCGCATCGATTCCCGGTTTTCTCGGCCGGACGCGGCGGGCGCTACACCTACCACGGGCCGGGACAGCGGGTAGCCTACCTGATGCTCGACCTGACTCCGCGGGGCCGCGACGTCCGCGCTTTCGTGCAAACGGTGGAAGAATGGACCATCCGCAGCTTGGCCCGCCTGGGCGTTGTCGGTGAGCGGCGGGAGGGACGAGTGGGCATCTGGGTGGCACGGGGCGGCGGACGCGAGGACAAGGTGGCCGCCATCGGCATCCGCGTGCGCCGCTGGGTGTCCTTCCATGGGCTGTCGATCAACGTGAATCCCGATCTGTCCCACTTCAACGGCATCGTGCCATGCGGTCTCGCCGGGTATGGAGTGACTTCCCTGGCCGATCTCGGAGTCGCGGCCGGCATGCCCGAGGTCGACGCGGCGCTCCGCGCCACCTTCGCCGAAACCCTCGGTTTCGGTGAAACGATTGCCTCCGGCCTCGAGTGA